A genomic stretch from Sulfobacillus thermosulfidooxidans includes:
- a CDS encoding PepSY domain-containing protein has protein sequence MITRDAALIRQRPWSIAVYTLALSGVLMLPGMVTLHQIPVETPLAPITFKKSLAVVRSLYPHSQILTGVPDILNGHLVYRYRIRTPRGHLRHIYIATETGRILANQLLSNTSPSSSAARYPTSLKAKAIQIASQAVGGGQVATVRTVSEDHGKTYIVELMLTNGQYAKIHVNPQLSEILSVQLDTGDH, from the coding sequence ATGATAACGAGGGATGCGGCCTTGATAAGGCAAAGACCGTGGTCTATTGCGGTATATACATTGGCTCTTTCAGGAGTGTTGATGTTGCCGGGGATGGTTACTCTTCACCAGATTCCGGTCGAAACGCCATTAGCCCCCATTACGTTCAAGAAATCTTTGGCCGTTGTGCGGTCTTTATATCCTCATAGTCAAATTTTAACCGGAGTACCGGATATTTTGAATGGTCATCTCGTCTATCGCTACCGTATCCGGACGCCGAGAGGACACTTGCGGCACATTTATATTGCTACGGAGACGGGGAGAATTCTGGCTAATCAATTGTTGTCAAATACGTCACCGTCATCTTCTGCGGCGAGATATCCTACTTCGCTTAAAGCCAAAGCTATTCAAATAGCGAGTCAAGCCGTTGGCGGAGGACAAGTTGCGACGGTGAGGACTGTGAGCGAAGATCATGGAAAAACCTATATCGTGGAACTCATGTTAACTAATGGCCAGTACGCTAAAATTCATGTCAATCCGCAGTTATCAGAGATTTTGTCTGTGCAGCTGGATACTGGAGATCATTAA
- a CDS encoding response regulator transcription factor yields the protein MRVLIVEDHSELARWLQNELNHVGWQCDVAATVDRAYTMVHHSFYDIILLDIMLPDGDGIALCRQLRHITSAAMIMITARDDLHDRVHALDDGADDYVTKPYAVEELLARIRAILRRTHGDPGPVLEFNDLRLWPEERTVAQNGVFLSLSRREFDLLLVFMQNPNRVLSRDQLLEKAWGYDFYGESNVVDVTVRRLRDHLSPEGHVMITTVRGVGYMLRGTHD from the coding sequence ATGCGGGTTTTGATCGTTGAAGATCACAGTGAATTAGCCCGTTGGCTTCAAAATGAGTTGAACCATGTGGGATGGCAATGTGATGTGGCAGCTACGGTGGACAGGGCATATACTATGGTGCATCACAGCTTTTATGATATCATCCTGTTAGATATCATGCTTCCAGACGGCGATGGAATTGCCTTGTGTCGTCAACTTCGCCATATCACGAGTGCGGCCATGATTATGATCACTGCTCGAGACGATCTTCATGACCGGGTTCATGCATTAGATGACGGCGCTGATGATTACGTCACAAAACCCTATGCCGTTGAGGAACTTTTAGCGCGAATCCGGGCAATTCTTCGAAGAACTCATGGGGATCCGGGCCCAGTATTGGAATTTAACGATTTGCGTTTGTGGCCGGAAGAACGGACGGTAGCCCAAAATGGAGTATTTTTGAGTTTGAGCCGACGAGAATTCGACTTGCTTCTGGTGTTTATGCAAAACCCGAATCGGGTATTATCCCGGGATCAATTATTGGAAAAAGCATGGGGCTATGATTTCTATGGTGAATCTAATGTGGTTGATGTTACCGTGAGACGACTTCGCGATCATCTAAGCCCAGAAGGTCATGTTATGATTACCACCGTACGGGGAGTCGGATACATGCTGCGGGGAACTCATGACTAA
- a CDS encoding sensor histidine kinase has translation MTKQPRRATLRISWALMISIGVAVILAGISSGWFVYSLAKSTLIREGIQEIVTTSKTSALKLMEENHQHPTRVPVEDLNDLATGHLYFLLLTPHGQFIGSSGPMPPGVPRQGWANAGVSGWFNVNGTPYVFANTPLILDNRHRNLIVVDGLTRTASLLSTLRTALVFGELLLVMSSILAVIIIVRQVTEPLRSLEEVAGTVTLNRKTGQHVVIPSNLTEVVSLTESFNSMLDRLLKAQERERQFISNAAHSLRTPIHIIRGYIHTLTQWAQNDPQSRSQALKALARESQAMETLVNRLLQLSRMEQEDPPPLHPLEVVPYLQKILPNLRDTCLHHPLTLDLTAQAIPDILSEPDLLEAVLRILVENADTYADDNTTVTLFVIPLTTTRRVRIGVLNQGPGISKDTLAHLFDRFYRAAQPASSHHFGLGLAIANSIVLRIRGHWVIESESHRTIFAIDLPMS, from the coding sequence ATGACTAAGCAACCGCGGCGCGCTACCTTGAGAATTTCGTGGGCACTTATGATCAGCATTGGGGTGGCGGTCATTTTGGCGGGGATTAGTTCGGGATGGTTTGTCTATTCCCTGGCCAAAAGCACTTTGATACGAGAAGGCATTCAGGAAATTGTGACGACGTCTAAAACATCTGCCCTCAAGCTGATGGAAGAAAATCACCAACATCCCACGCGGGTTCCCGTTGAAGATTTGAATGATTTAGCCACGGGCCATCTCTATTTCCTGTTGTTAACTCCACATGGGCAGTTCATCGGATCCAGCGGGCCAATGCCGCCCGGTGTGCCCCGGCAAGGGTGGGCAAATGCTGGGGTATCGGGATGGTTTAACGTTAACGGGACACCTTATGTGTTTGCTAATACGCCCTTGATATTAGATAATCGGCACCGCAACCTGATTGTAGTCGATGGGCTTACACGAACCGCCTCATTGCTTTCTACGCTCCGCACGGCTCTAGTTTTTGGGGAACTTCTGTTAGTGATGAGTAGCATATTAGCCGTCATTATCATTGTGCGCCAAGTCACTGAGCCTCTGCGATCCTTGGAGGAGGTGGCTGGCACGGTAACCCTAAACCGTAAGACCGGTCAGCACGTTGTTATTCCGTCCAACTTAACGGAAGTAGTCTCTTTGACGGAGTCATTTAATAGCATGCTGGATCGCCTTCTCAAGGCGCAAGAACGCGAGCGACAATTTATCAGTAATGCCGCTCATTCTCTTCGAACCCCTATCCACATTATTCGTGGTTACATCCACACCTTAACCCAATGGGCTCAGAATGACCCTCAAAGCCGGTCGCAGGCGCTAAAAGCGTTGGCACGGGAATCGCAGGCTATGGAAACCTTGGTGAATCGTCTTCTGCAATTATCTCGCATGGAGCAAGAGGATCCTCCTCCTTTGCATCCGCTGGAAGTGGTGCCTTACCTTCAAAAAATCCTGCCCAATTTACGGGATACGTGCCTTCATCATCCATTAACGCTAGATCTGACCGCGCAGGCGATACCAGATATTTTATCGGAGCCAGATCTTCTCGAGGCGGTACTGCGAATATTAGTGGAAAATGCCGATACCTATGCGGATGATAATACGACGGTAACATTATTCGTGATTCCTTTAACGACAACGCGCCGCGTTCGCATCGGGGTTTTAAACCAAGGACCTGGGATTTCTAAAGATACTCTCGCGCACCTTTTTGACCGTTTTTATCGGGCTGCACAACCTGCGTCGAGTCACCATTTTGGCTTAGGACTCGCGATTGCCAATAGTATCGTGTTGCGAATTAGAGGACATTGGGTCATCGAAAGTGAATCCCATCGCACCATCTTTGCTATTGACTTGCCTATGTCCTGA
- a CDS encoding superinfection immunity protein — translation MSIAAIILFVVLVLGILVGIGIYFLPTILAFTRHKTNRIAILALNALLGWGLIGWVVSLVWALSQDPT, via the coding sequence ATGAGCATTGCTGCTATCATCCTATTTGTGGTGCTGGTTCTCGGCATTCTTGTCGGCATCGGCATCTATTTCTTACCCACCATCCTAGCCTTTACCCGGCATAAAACCAACCGTATTGCTATTTTAGCACTTAACGCCTTGCTCGGCTGGGGTCTGATCGGATGGGTTGTGTCTCTGGTCTGGGCTCTCTCGCAAGATCCGACTTAA